ATTTGCTGCATTTGTTGGGGTGAAGCGTCTGGCTGCATGAGAGTATTGTTAGAGAAACCAGCGATCGCAAACATTCCCAGGAAAACTTTAGCGACTAAATTTGCATCCATTTGGCGATAAATGCCTTTATCCATAGCAGTTTGGAAGAAGGCTTCGGCAACATCGGTCATTTTCACGATAACTTCTGTTTGGATGCGATCGCGCAAGTCTGGGTGGAATTGCACTTCCATGAAGCAAACCTTCATTAGATCGGCATTTTTGTGCAAATTCCACATCCTGCGGCGCATTACCTGAGCAACAGCCTTATAACTGCCCATTTCGCTCAATTCGGTGAGCAAATCTGTGAGGATATCTATCCAACCACCCGTTGCGACTTCTACCAAAATCGCTTTTTTGTTAGGAAAATGACGAAATAAAGTCCCTTCCGCTACGCCGGCTGCTTGTGCTAAATCACGGGTAGTAGTACCATCAAAGCCTTGAGCGGCAAATAACTTCAGCGCGGCTTGTAAAATGCGCGAGCGTGTCTGCGCCTCGGAAGGTGGAGAAGAATTAAAAACTCGCATATTAGTTATTGTAAAATCTCCGAAACATTACTTGTAGCATTATTGTCTACTGTCAGGGGCAAAAAGCACAGAAAGCTTAATACAAGATTAACGCTCTCATTGTTGGTTGACCTGCTGCTAAGGTAGTGAAAATCTCTTTTATTTGTTGCTTATGAATCAATCTAGTCGTTCAATATCCCGGCGGCTGTTGGCAATTTTGTTAGTAACGGTCGTTCTTTGGTGGGGGTGGACACCAAAAATCGCGTTAGCACAAACGCCAACTACTCTCCAACCCAGTAAAACACCAACTTCAAAAGTTCAAACTTCGATTCAACCTTATTTAGATCGAGTAATTAAGGAGTTGACGGAGTTCCGATTAGATAATGGTATGAAGTTTATTGTCTTAGAACGCCATCAAGCACCTGTAGTTTCTTTTCTCACCTACGCTAATGTCGGCGGTGTGGATGAACCAGATGGAAAAACAGGTGTGGCTCACTTTCTAGAGCATTTGGCGTTCAAAGGCACTACACGCATCGGTACGGTTAACTATCAAGCAGAAAAACCTTTACTTGAGCGTTTAGAACAGTTAGACACACAAATTAGAGCCGCAAAAGCCAATGGTAAGCAAGATGATGTTGCTAGGTTGCAAGCGACTTTTAAGGAAGTAGAATCACAAGCAGCTAAATTAGTCAAGCAAAATGAACTAGGACAAATTGTCGAACAAGCTGGGGGTGTAGGTTTAAACGCTACTACTACCACAGAGGCGACACGTTACTTTTACAGCTTTCCCTCCAATAAGTTGGAACTTTGGATGTCTCTAGAATCAGACCGATTTCTTGACCCTGTAATTCGCCGGGAATTTTATAAAGAAAAAGATGTAATTTTAGAAGAACGACGAATGCGGGTGGAAAATTCACCTGTCGGCTTGATGGTGGAGAAATTTATCGATACCGCTTACAAAGTTCATCCTTATAGACGACCTGTCATTGGTTACGACCAAGACATTCGTAACCTCACGCCAGAGGATGTACAAAAGTTTTTTGCGACTTACTACGTACCTAGTAATATCACTATTGCTGTTGTTGGAGATGTCAACCCAACTGAGGTAAAAAAACTAGCACAAACCTACTTTGGACGTTATAAAGCCGCACCTAAACCACAGTCAAAAATAAAAATCGAACCACAGCAGACTCAAACCAGAGAAGTGACTGTAGAATTACCTTCTCAACCTTGGTATTTTGAAGGTTATCACCGCCCAGCAATCACACATCCTGATAATGCTGCGTATGAAATTATTGGTGCTTTGTTAAGTAATGGGCGCACATCACGGCTGTATAAGTCTTTAGTTGAGCAAAAGCGTTTAGCCTTAAATGCTCAAGGTTTTAGTGGTTTCCCAGGTGATAAATATCCCAACCTGATGCTATTTTATGCTCGCACATCTCCCGGTCATACAGTTGATGAGTTAGCGGTAGCTTTAGGTCAAGAAATTGACAAGCTGAAAACGGAACCAGTCTCGGCTACTGAGTTAGAAAGGGTAAAAACACAAGCTAGGGCAGGATTGGTACGCAGCCTTGATTCTAATATGGGCATGGCACAACAACTTTTAGAATTTGAAGTAAAAACTGGTTCTTGGCGGAATTTGTTTAAGCAATTAGATGAAATTATTGCTGTGACTCCTGCGGATATCCAACGAGTGGCAAAGGCAACTTTTACACCAGAAAATCGAACAGTTGGCAAGTTGTTGCCTAAGAAAGCATAAACAATACACCGCAGAGATTAGGAGATAAGCAACAGATATGCAGAGGCTTAAACAATTCAAAATGGGTAAAGGTAAGAGATTGATTTATGGCTTAGTGGCTGTTTTTGCTTTTTTGACTGTCACTTTTAACTTTTCCCTCTCGGCGACAGCAGCAGCCAAACACTACACCCAGTTGCAGTTTGCACCTTTACCTGAGATTAAGTTACCCAAGTACGAACGGTTTGTGCTGCAAAATGGCTTGGTTGTGTATTTGATGGAGGATCATGAACTACCTTTAATCGGTGGTACAGCAATGGTACGGACTGGGAGTCGCTGGGAACCAGCAGATAAGGTGGGGTTGGCTGCTTTAACAGGCGTAGTCATGCGGACTGGTGGCACTAAACAGCGTTCAGGCGATGATCTCAATCAAATATTAGAGCAACGAGCCGCATCTGTAGAAGTGAGTATTGGTGAAGCTTCAGGTAGTGCTAGTTTTGACTCATTAACTGAAGATACCGAAACAGTGTTTGGGTTGTTTGCAGAAGTTCTGCGAGAACCAGTATTTGCCCAAGAAAAACTAGATTTAGTGAAAACTCAAGCTAAGGGGGGGATTGCCCGGCGAAATGATGACCCCGATGATATAGCAAGTAGAGAATTTCGTAAGTTGATTTATGGCAATGATAGCCCCTATGCACGGATTACAGAATATGCCACAGTAGATGCGATCGCCCGTGAAGACTTGGTACAGTTCCATCAAAAGTATTTCCACCCCAATAATATGATTTTGGGGATTGTGGGGGATTTTGAACCGCAAAAAATGCGATCGCTTATTCAAGCTAAGTTAGGTAATTGGGTGCGTAATCCCAAATTCACTAAACCAACTGTACCAGAGGCATCCTCAGTCAATAAAGGCGGAGTATTTTTCGTCAACCAACCCCAACTTACCCAAAGTAGTGTATTAATTGGGCATTTGGGTGGCCAATTCAATAATCCAGATTATGCAGCCTTAGATGTATTGAACGGCGTGTTAAATGGCTTTGGTGGACGCTTATTTAATGAAGTGCGATCGCGTCAAGGTTTAGCCTACTCTGTATATGGTTCATGGAGTCCACGCTTTGACTATCCGGGAATGTTTATTGCTGGTGGACAAACCCGTTCTGATGCTACCGTGCAGTTTGTCAAAGCCTTACAAGCCGAGATTAAGCGTATCCAGTCCCAACCAGTAACAGCAGAAGAATTAGCCCGTGCTAGAGAGTCTACACTTAATTCTTTTGTATTCAACTTTCAAGACCCCGCCCAAACTTTATCGCGGTTAATGCGCTATGAGTATTATGGTTATCCCGCAGATTTTCTCTTTCGCTATCAAAAAGCTGTAGCCGCAACCACAGCCGCCGATGTGCAGAGAGTAGCCAAGCAATACCTCAAACCAGATAATTTCGTAACTTTGGTAGTAGGAAATCAAACTGCTATTCAGCCACCGTTAACTCAGTTAGCCGCCCAGGTAACACCAATTGATGTGACTATTCCTAGCCCACAAGCGCGGAATTGAAGGAGAAAGTTGACAGTGGACAGTTGAAAGTTGACAGTTGAGAGGTTACTTCCACTGTCCACTCCCTACTCCCTTCAGTAATACTAAAGATTAAAAAAAAATATTTATACGAGATTTTGAGGAAATTTCTATTATCTTGTTTGATAAACACCGAAATAAGATAAAGTTATGAAATTTCAAGAAATCGGTCAAGTTGCCTTGGCACTTTTAACCCAGTTTGGGCTAAAAGTAATAGGTGCGATAGCTCTGTGGATTATTGCACAAAAGTTAATTGATTTTGCCATCAAGTTAATACGCCGTAGTTTTCGCAGCCAGAATATTGAGCCAACGCTGATTAATTATGTATTAAATATTATTTCTGTCACCTTGAGAATTGTGCTAATTGTAGCCATTCTCGGCTTTTTTGGTGTAGAAACAACTTCTTTTGCAGCATTATTAGCAGCAGCCGGTGTAGCTATTGGTGCAGCATGGGGCGGACTTCTGGCTAACTTTGCGGCTGGCGCGTTTTTAATTATTTTCCGTCCTTTCAAAGTCGGTGATTTTATTACCGCCGCCGGAGTGACAGGAACAGTTACAGAAATAGGATTGTTTACCACGGATATTACTACGCCTGATAATGTGTTAACAATTGTGGCGAATAACAAAATATTTGCTGATAATATCCAGAATTTCTCGGCTAATCCTTTCCGGCGCGTTGATTTGCTGGCACAACTACATCATGATGTTGATCATAATCAGGCGATCTCACTTTTAAAAGCCAGAATTAGTCAAATTCCCAATGTAGTTACTAACCCAGCACCAGATGTAGAAATTCTTACTTTTACTTTGGCAGGGCCAGTATTAGCTGTGCGTCCGTATTGTAATAATGAACATTATTGGCAAGTGTATTTCGACACAAATAAAGCCATCCGCGAAACTTTTGGTGAAGCTGGATATCCAATTCCTGAACAACGTTACGCCTTTAATTTTCCATCAGAAAATGGCACAAGTTCCGTTATTCCTCCATCTGTAATCAATTCATAATCAGGCAATTACTTTTTAATTGTCGTATTTTTCTCAAAAATCAACTAATAATTTACAAAAAGGTAAGTCATTCCATGACTTACCTTTTTACTATTTAGGGCTTGCTGAAAAAGTCATTTCAAAGGAAGAGAAAAATTGATTAAGTAGTCAGTCCAGAAAAAAGATAAGTTTTTGTTGTTTAAGGTTTAATGAAATATCAGTTTCGATAATAGAAGAAGTAAAAAAAGACTCAGTTTTGAAAAATAGGCAAAAAAATACACAAAAAAGCCGTAATAGCAGAGTAGAAAGATTCATAACTAAAAAAGTTATGGCAATAGCGGTGAAAGAAGTATGAGGAAGTTTAGCCATAACTCTACCAAGGCTAAATCTTCGTTTACCTTGTCCAAACTTGCCCTCAATACAATTACGAATCCTTTCGTCATAAGCGGCTTGTTTCTTCTTTTCAGGGCTGACATTTTGGGGGGGTCTACCTAGTGGTGGGCCACTAATTCTAATTCCCCTTTCTTGACACCAAGCTCGATTCTCCCTCGTCCGATAAATCTTATCAACATGAACTGATTCAGGATAATATCCGGTGTAGTTTTTGTATGCTTCTACTTGTGATTTTAAGTCTCCTGATTCGTTAAAGTTGTCCCAACTAATATGGTCTAAAAATACATAGCCATCATAGTAACTAGCTGAAAACTTAGCCCCAAACTCTACTGTTCTCCCGGCTTTACCTCGGATAATCGGACGAATGTGTGGTTGGTTTAAACTGACAATGCGGTCTTGTATACTAATTTTTTGATTTTCATATAACCATAACTGTTGACGATAAACTTCTGCTACTACTAGCAACATCTTATATTGACTGTTGCTCAGTTTTAATAGTGACGCACCTAAATTTATTAGCTGCTGAATATGAGTTAAATTTCTGTTGATATATTGCAGTTGCTTTCTGATAGCTTTCCTTCTTTCTTTAACTGTTGGTTTTCTTTTCTTGGCTACTGCTAAATAATCCTTTCTTGCTTTGTTTCTGTAGGTTCTTGGTTTGTTGATATTTCTTACTAATAAGGACTTATATAATGTATCTATGATTGTTTCTGTTTGCTTTCTGGCTTGATTTAATAATCCTAAATCTGTCGGATAACTTATGTCTGCTGGCGCACAACTAGCATCTAATATTAATTTTCCTCTATTGGCTGGCTTACTTTTTGAATCCTCGACCTCTGGCTTTTTTGCTCTTACTTCTACCTCCTGTTTATTTTCTAACATCTTCCTGACTATTTCTTGATTGATTTTATTGACTAATTCTATATCTATCCTTTCTCTAAAATGAACTAGCATTGACGGGTCAAATGCAGATTCATTACTATATGCTGACATTCCTATAAAGTATTGCAGATACGGGTTCTCCCGAATTTGTTCTACTGTCTCTCTGTCACTTATTCCTAATTTTTCTTTAATTATTAATGCTCCCAACGCCATTCTAAATGTTTTGGCTGGCGCTCCCATTCTTGCTGAAAATATTTCTGCGTACTCTGCTTCAAATTTTGACCAAGGTATCATGTTCGCCATGATTACCCATCGGTTATCTGACGCTAGTTTTCCCCCAAAGGGTAGTTCAAAGTTTTCTGCTGCTTTTTCTTGCTTTTGCGCTCTTCGATACATTTTAACGCAACTTGCTACAAGGATTTTTACTTATCTTACCCTTTTTCTTTTCACCTTATTTTTCTTTCCTGACCCTGAAACTCTTCATTCTGCTATCTTTCGCCCTTATTCAGCCAGCCCTATTTATTATCTGTGATACCGTTTCACTTTAATATTGATACACATAGGCAGCAGGGAAAACGAATTAGAGATTTATCATGTGTATCATGTATTTCGTGAATTGGTATGACTCTGTTTCTCTATGTTTTAAAGTCACTACAGAGACAAAGAGAACCTATCTTAAGAAGGAGGAGAGTTTATCAGCTTATTCTCAATATTATGTCAGTACAAAATAAATATTTTGTTGAACTGACTGTTTTTTCTAAAAAGCATAATAAATAGAGAAAAACTGATGAATATACCTGCAATTAGTCAAGTTGCTCTTGCTCTTTTAATCCAATTCGGGCTGAGAGTTTTAGGCGCGATCGCCCTTTGGATTGTTGCTCAATGGTTAATTGATTTTGGTTTAAAATTATTGCGTCGCGCTTTTCGTAGTAGACAAGTCGAACCGACATTAATTAACTATATTGTGAATATAGCAGCCGTTTTACTAAGAATTGTTTTAATTGTAGCAATTCTGGGCTTTTTCGGCATAGAAACTACTTCCTTCGCTGCATTATTAGCGGCTGCGGGTATAGCCATCGGTGCAGCTTGGAGTGGACTTTTAGCTAACTTTGCGGCTGGTGCATTTTTGATTATTTTTCGTCCATTTGCAGTTGGCGACACCATCACAGCCGCAGGTGTTACTGGAATAGTAGAAGAAATAGGATTATTTACAACAACAATAAATACATTAGATAATGTCAGAACAATTGTTGGTAATAATAAAATATTTGCTGACAATATCCAAAACTTTTCTGCCAATCCTTACCGCCGCGTAGACTTAGAAGCGCAACTTCATCATAGTGTTGATCATGAAGATGCAATTAGGCGATTAAAAGAAAGAATTAGCCAAATTCCTCATGTATTAAATAATCCTGTGCCAGATGTAGAAATATTAGACTTCAACTTAGCAGGGCCACTACTAGCAGTGCGTCCTTATTGCCATAATGAACATTACTGGCAAGTTTATTTTGCTACGAATAAAGCCATCCGCGAAACTTTTGGTGCTGCTGGATATCCTGTACCCGAACAAAACTACAGGTTTATAGAAGCATCACGGGATGGAACATCAGCTAGTGTGGCACAACGCACATCTTTGGGCTAGAGTGTGCGATAATAAATGTATATACCCATTTACTTGATATGTCTTCTTTTTCTTGCGCTAGTTGTGCAGTTGTTCTGAACCAACAACAGACGCAAAATACATCGTATCAAAACCAATGTCAGGATGATTCCGTTAACCACCCTGAAAGTGTAGACAAAACTTGTACTGTGGTGGAAAATGGTAGGGTTGTAGTTAAACCATTGCCGCCACAAGGTAATGATAAGGCTGAGGCTTAGTCTGATTTAATATTGCTGTGGCATGGCTACGTGAATGTATGAATATACGTCATGCTGATATGAAGTTACAATGAGATTGTGCAGAAATTTATGAGTGGTAAGACAAAACTTACTCATGAACAAGCAGAAGGTTTAGAAAAGTTTTTTCATATTGAAGCAGGTTTATTTAGATCAAGCGATCGCTCTTTTCTAGGATGGGTAAATGGTTAGAGAATACTCACCGCAAACACAAGCCAATTCACCCCAAGAACATCTACCCCCGCTTCAAAGTGGCGATCGCCTAACTCGTCCCGAGTTTGAACGGCTTTATGCTGCTGATACCCATGCCAAAAAAGCCGAACTGATTGAAGGAATCGTTTACGTGGCTTCACCCTTAAGACATCAACAGCATGGTAAACCCCATAGTCGAGTAATAACTTGGTTAGGAGTCTACCAATCATTAACTCCTGGTGTTGACTTAAGTGATGCCCCAACTGTGAGGCTTGATTTGGATAACGAACCACAACCGGATGCAGTATTATTCATTGAACCAGATGCAGGCGGACAGACTCGATTGAGTGACGATGGTTATATTGAAGGTGCGCCTGAGTTAATTGTCGAAATAGCCGCAAGTAGTGCTGCAATTGATAGGGGTAGCAAAAAGCAGGTTTACCGCCGTAACGGGGTGCTGGAGTATGTAATCTGGCAATCTTACGAGAATCAACTGGAATGGTTTTACGTGATTGATGGTGACTATCGATTGCTATCTCCTGATGCAGATGGTATTATTCGCTCTCAAGTATTTCCAGGTTTGTGGTTAGCAGTAGAAGCATTGCTGAATAATCAGATGGCGCAGGTATTGAAAGTATTGCAGTTAGGGTTAAATTCACCTGAACATAGTGATTTTGTGCAGAAATTGGCAAACAGGTGAAGATGCGATCGCTTTCTCTAAATAAACCTACATCAACATGAAAAAACTTGATTCTAGGCGATCGCATCTTCTGAGCAACCGTTAGTATGGATTAAGTAAGGCAGTGATACTTAGTTTAAATCGGATCATAAACAAGCTTTAAGTAGTAATGATAAGCTTTTAATCAGGGCTAAGGTCAGGAATAATGGAGAAAGCAGTAACACTAGAAGATGCTCTTAAATTGGTGAAGCAACTTTCATTAGTAGATAAGATACGCTTAATTGAACAAGTTGCACCTCAAATTGAAAAAGAGTTGATAACGGTTCAGCCAAAACAGCGAATTTCCTTAAGAGGATTGTGGAAGGGTAATCAAGTAACAGAATCAGATATTGCTGAAATCAGACAGCAAATGTGGTCAAACTTCCCCCGCGATGATTTTTAATGTCTGATTTAGTAACTGATACCCATGCTTTGATTTGGTATCTAGAAGATAGCCAGAAACTTAGCTATGCTGCTAACCAAGCTTTTGAAAGATGCGATCGCGGTGAAATTGTTATTTATATTCCTACGATTTGTCTTGTAGAAATTGTTTATTTGCAAGAGAAAGGGCGTATATCAGCACAAATGAAGACTCAGCTAGATGCTGCGTTAATAGCTAACAATAGTGGGTTAATTCTGGCGAATCTTACAGATGAGGTAGTCACAGCATTGGCAACAATACCACGAGATATTGTTCCTGATATGCCTGACAGAATTATTGTAGCTACCGCCAAGCATTTGGGTTTACCCTTAATTAGTCGAGACTCCAAGATAACTACATCTGGGATAAATATTATTTGGTAACTTGAATGTTTTGAAAGTTGAACACCTTTACTATATTTTTTAACTAAATATCGAAATTATCATATATCCACATCGGCTTAACATTATCAGCTAAACGAAAACCTACTTTCTCATAAAATGAAGTAGCATTATCAACAGAAAGTAGAATTTGTTGATGAAAATATGAGTATTTCTGTTTTAAGCGATGAATAATTTCACGCCCAATACCACAACGTTGATACGCAGGTAGTACCAATAAATGAGGATAGTAAACTACAAGCGCCCCATCTGAAATAGCATTTCCTAAACCTACAAGAATATCTTTATACCATGCAGAAATCACAATTTCACTGTTGGATAAGGCGAATAACAACTTCTCTGGTTTTTTGGCAGATGACCAACCACACTGGCTATAAAGGTAAATAACTTGTTCAGGTGGAAGATCAGAATTTTCTCGAAACTCAATTTCTTGAATATTCATTTTCGGCAAAGGTTTTTATTTGACTATCACTCATGCACGCTCTTATCTTTATTTAGACGAAGATTAATTTACCGCCGCCGGATATTGTTGTAATACCTGCTGCAAATATTGCCCAGTATAAGAACGGGAATTTTTTGCAACTTCTTCTGGTGTCCCAACTGCAATAATTTCTCCTCCCTTATCGCCACCGTCTGGCCCCAAATCTATCACCCAATCAGCACAACGAATCACATCCAAGTTGTGTTCAATTACTAAAATTGAGTTACCCTTATCCACCAATCTTTGCAACACATCTAATAACTTATGGACATCATAAAACGATAAGCCTGTCGTGGGTTCATCGATTAAATATAGTGTCTTACCTGTAGCGCGGCGAGATAATTCTGTGGCTAATTTCACCCGTTGCGCTTCACCACCAGATAATGTAGTTGCAGGTTGTCCAAGCTGGACGTAACCCAAGCCGACATCAAATAAGGTTTGCAACCTTGTCACAGCTTTGGGAATGTTTTGGAAGAAATCTAAACTCTCCTCAACAGTCATGTTGAGAACGTCAGAAATAGATTTATCCTTATATTTCACTTGCAAGGTTTCGCGGTTGTATCTTGCACCTTTACAAACTTCGCACTGTACGTAAACATCAGGGAGAAAGTTCATTTCAATGACATTTACACCCTGTCCGCTACAACCTTCACAGCGTCCGCCTTTAACGTTGAAAGAAAATTGTCCGGGTTTGTAACCTCTGGCTTTGGCTTCTATTGTTTGCGAAAATACATCCCGAATAACATCAAAAACACCTGTGTAAGTTGCAGGGTTAGAACGTGGTGTGCGGCCGATGGGTGACTGGTCGATGACAATGGCTTTATCAACTGCATTTAAACCTTGAATTTTATCTAAATCTTTAGGTAATGGAACTTTTTTAGTGAGATGATGTTGTAGTGATGGGTAAAGTAATTCGTTAATTAATGTTGATTTCCCAGAACCAGAAACACCTGTTACCGCTACAAGTTTACCTAAAGGAATTTCGACATCGATATTTCTTAGATTGTTGCGATAGGCATTTTTAATTATTAGACTACGACCATTACCTTCTCTGCGTTCTGCTGGTGTATGGATGACCCTGCGTCCTGATAAGTATGCACCAGTCAGAGATTTTTCTGCTGCTAATAAATCCTCTAAACCACCTTGAGAAATAATATTACCGCCGTGAATACCTGCACCGGGGCCAATATCAACTAAGTAATCGGCGGCACGGATTGTTTCTTCATCGTGTTCGACTACGATTAAGGTATTACCTAAATCGCGTAATTTGATTAAAGTTTTTAACAATCTGCCGTTATCTCTTTGATGTAAACCAATGCTTGGTTCATCTAAAACGTAGAGAACTCCTGTTAAGCCGGAACCAATTTGTGTGGCGAGGCGGATACGTTGGGCTTCCCCACCAGAAAGGGTCATGGCTGCCCGGTCTAAGGTAAGATAATCTAAGCCGACATCTAACAAAAATTGCAATCTAGCTTTAACTTCTCGCAAAACTAAATCGGCAATTTTCATCTGCCGATCGCTCATTTTTAACTGCTCTGTTCTCTCCCGGCAATCCCGAATCGATACTCCAGTTAAATCTAATATATTATATTGTCCTAACTTCACAGACAGAGCTTCTGGTTTTAGCCGTTTTCCCTTGCACACTTCACAAGGTTGGTCGATTAAATATTGCTCTAATTTCTGCTTAACTAATTCTGAACCGCCCTCATATTGGCGTTGTAAAATTGGCAGTACACCTTTAAACTGGGGTGTCTTTTGGTTATCTTTCCCTTCCGGTTTCTCCCCATACAAAATGATTTGCTGTTGTTCTGGTGTCAGCTTATGCCACTGAATTTGCAACTCAAAATTATGAGTCTGTCCCAAACTGTATAGTAGTTCTAAATAATAGGAATTTTCTTTTTCTGACCAAGGTGCGATCGCCGCGTATACTGGTGCATCAGGGTCAGGTATTACCAACTCTGGCGAAAATCTGCGTAAAGTTCCAAGACCGTGACAGTTGGGACAAGCGCCGTAGGGGGAGTTAAAGGAGAACAAGCGCGGTGATAACTCCTCCATTACCGCACCATGTTCAGGACAGGCGAAGTTTTCGGAAAAGACTAATTCTTCTTCTTTTGCTTCTGGGTTGTCGGAAGCTGGACTAATCAGGATGTTTGCAATACCACTAGACTGCTTTAAGCACGTAGATAAAGAGTCTACTAAACGTTCTTGTAGACCGTCTTTTTTCACCAAGCGGTCAATGACTACTTCAATTGTATGGGTAATATTTTTATCCAACTCAATCGAATCGGACAGTTCCCGGACTTCGCCATTAACCCGCACCCGGACAAAACCTTGGGAAGCCAAACTAGATAACGTCTTGCGATGAGTTCCTTTCTTACCCCGCACCACAGGCGCGAGAATTTGGAACTTTGTCCGGTCTGGTAGTTCCATAATTCTATCAACCATCTCATCGATAGTTTGGGGTGCAATACAGCGATCGCATATGGGACAATGGGGTTCACCAGCCCGACCAAACAACAGTCGCAGATAGTCGTAAATTTCTGTCACCGTTCCCACTGTGGAACGGGGGTTATGAGATGTAGATTTCTGATCAATGGAAATTGCGGGACTTAAACCCTCAATGGCTTCTACATCAGGTTTATCTAATTGTCCTAAAAATTGTCTGGCGTAGGCGCTAAGAGATTCCACATAACGCCGTTGACCTTCAGCGAAAATCGTATCAAATGCCAGAGAAGATTTACCCGACCCTGATACACCAGTAAACACAATCAGGCGATCGCGTGGCAACTCCAAGTCAATATTCTTCAGATTATGCTGTCTCGCACCCCGAATCCTAATGGTATTCTGGCTGTTGTGATTAGTGTAGGGAAGATGTCCATTTAAGGATGCGGCTAACTTATTATCTGACATATAGACCAAGTGATAAAGTGAGGCAGCGCGAAACAGTTTTTAATAATACTATTTTTCCTATGGTAATAGTAGAACAATCGTACTGTTTTAGGTGGGGATTGCCCAATATTTATACCTTGATTCCCAATCTGAAATAATTCCATCTCTTTGGGTAGATTTTTCTGACTAAAAGGTGATTTTTTAGGCTTTGTAGTATTATAATTACGAAATTATTAGCATTCTAATTGTTAGGCTGACTAACAATAATGGTTACTCAAGCATAATTAACCACATCTGTCTGAGAA
Above is a genomic segment from Nostoc sp. MS1 containing:
- a CDS encoding Uma2 family endonuclease, with translation MVREYSPQTQANSPQEHLPPLQSGDRLTRPEFERLYAADTHAKKAELIEGIVYVASPLRHQQHGKPHSRVITWLGVYQSLTPGVDLSDAPTVRLDLDNEPQPDAVLFIEPDAGGQTRLSDDGYIEGAPELIVEIAASSAAIDRGSKKQVYRRNGVLEYVIWQSYENQLEWFYVIDGDYRLLSPDADGIIRSQVFPGLWLAVEALLNNQMAQVLKVLQLGLNSPEHSDFVQKLANR
- a CDS encoding type II toxin-antitoxin system VapC family toxin, yielding MSDLVTDTHALIWYLEDSQKLSYAANQAFERCDRGEIVIYIPTICLVEIVYLQEKGRISAQMKTQLDAALIANNSGLILANLTDEVVTALATIPRDIVPDMPDRIIVATAKHLGLPLISRDSKITTSGINIIW
- a CDS encoding GNAT family N-acetyltransferase, which produces MNIQEIEFRENSDLPPEQVIYLYSQCGWSSAKKPEKLLFALSNSEIVISAWYKDILVGLGNAISDGALVVYYPHLLVLPAYQRCGIGREIIHRLKQKYSYFHQQILLSVDNATSFYEKVGFRLADNVKPMWIYDNFDI
- the uvrA gene encoding excinuclease ABC subunit UvrA, whose translation is MSDNKLAASLNGHLPYTNHNSQNTIRIRGARQHNLKNIDLELPRDRLIVFTGVSGSGKSSLAFDTIFAEGQRRYVESLSAYARQFLGQLDKPDVEAIEGLSPAISIDQKSTSHNPRSTVGTVTEIYDYLRLLFGRAGEPHCPICDRCIAPQTIDEMVDRIMELPDRTKFQILAPVVRGKKGTHRKTLSSLASQGFVRVRVNGEVRELSDSIELDKNITHTIEVVIDRLVKKDGLQERLVDSLSTCLKQSSGIANILISPASDNPEAKEEELVFSENFACPEHGAVMEELSPRLFSFNSPYGACPNCHGLGTLRRFSPELVIPDPDAPVYAAIAPWSEKENSYYLELLYSLGQTHNFELQIQWHKLTPEQQQIILYGEKPEGKDNQKTPQFKGVLPILQRQYEGGSELVKQKLEQYLIDQPCEVCKGKRLKPEALSVKLGQYNILDLTGVSIRDCRERTEQLKMSDRQMKIADLVLREVKARLQFLLDVGLDYLTLDRAAMTLSGGEAQRIRLATQIGSGLTGVLYVLDEPSIGLHQRDNGRLLKTLIKLRDLGNTLIVVEHDEETIRAADYLVDIGPGAGIHGGNIISQGGLEDLLAAEKSLTGAYLSGRRVIHTPAERREGNGRSLIIKNAYRNNLRNIDVEIPLGKLVAVTGVSGSGKSTLINELLYPSLQHHLTKKVPLPKDLDKIQGLNAVDKAIVIDQSPIGRTPRSNPATYTGVFDVIRDVFSQTIEAKARGYKPGQFSFNVKGGRCEGCSGQGVNVIEMNFLPDVYVQCEVCKGARYNRETLQVKYKDKSISDVLNMTVEESLDFFQNIPKAVTRLQTLFDVGLGYVQLGQPATTLSGGEAQRVKLATELSRRATGKTLYLIDEPTTGLSFYDVHKLLDVLQRLVDKGNSILVIEHNLDVIRCADWVIDLGPDGGDKGGEIIAVGTPEEVAKNSRSYTGQYLQQVLQQYPAAVN